GCCCACCTGCATGCCGCCGAGGCCCTGAGGGCCTGGTCGCCGTTCATCCTGATCTTCGTGGTCCTGCTGCTCACGAGCAAGCTCTTCCCGCTCATCCATGACCCTCTGGCGAGCATCGCCAGCAAGGTCAACGTCTATGCGGGTGACCCCAGCACAAGCCTCACCTTCACCTGGATCGACACGCCCGGCGTCCTCATCATGCTGTGCGGCATCGTGGGCGGCTGCATCCAGCACTGCAAGCCTCGCGAGATGCTCCAGGTGCTGGGCCAGACCTGCAAGCAGATGTCCAAGACCATCGTCACCATGCTGGGCGTGCTCGCCTGCGCCAAGATCATGGGCTACTCGGGCATGATCGCGAGCATCGCCACGTTCTTCGTGGGCACGCTCGGCAGCTACTACCCGCTCGTCGCCCCGCTGCTGGGCGCGGTGGGCACCTTCGTGACCGGGTCGGGCACCTCCAGCGAGGTCCTCTTCGGCAACGTGCAGGTGCAGGCCGCCCAGTCCATCGGCGTCGACCCGACCTGGCTCGCCGCCGCCAACTCGCTCGGCACGAGCGCAGGCAAGATGCTCGCGCCGCAGTCCATCGCCATCGGCACCTCCGCCTGCGGGATGAACGGCAAGGACGGCGAGGTCCTGGGGCGCGTCTTCCCGTATGCCGTCGGCTTCGTCGTCGTGATGGCCGTGATCGTGTTCGCCGGTACCGTCCTCGGCCTCTAGGGCCCACGACACATAATCCCATCCCCGTGCGGCGAGACGGGTCAGGTGGCCGGCCAGGAGCATGCTCCTGGCCGGCCCCGTGCATTTCTGGAGGAGTCAGAAGGGGCCGACGTATGAGCTCGGGGCGAGTTCCGCAGTGCTCGGCGCCCTGTGCCGAGCGGGACGAGGACTGCTCGAGCCCAGGGCTCATACGTCAGCCCCAAAGAACAGCCTTACGAGAGAAACGCCTTGAGCCCGATGGCCACGAGCACGACGCCGCCGGCCACCTCGGCACGGTCTCCCAGGAGATGGCCCAGCTTGCGGCCTACGACCAGGGCGACCACACAGCAGGCGGCCGTGGTGAGGGCTATGATCGCGGCCGCAAGGACGATGTCGACCGTCTGCGCACGCAGGCTCACGCCCACAGCGAAGGCGTCGATGGCCGTGGCGACCGCCTGGAACAGGAGTGCGGGTATGGTGAGCCGCGAGGTGACGCAGGAGTCGGCCTGCTCGGCCCTATCGGGATGACGGAGCGCCCCCACGCCCTCGCGGATCATGTTGCCCCCGATGATGCCCAGGATGACGAGCGTCACGATGCCGGCGTACTCCTCGATGAGCTGGGCCGCGAGGCCTCCCAGCACGTAGCCCAGAAGGGGCATGAGGCCCTGGAAGAGGCCGAAGAGGATGGGCATGAGGGCGAGGCGGGCGCGCGTCTCATGGCAGTAGACGAACGTGTTCGAGATCGTGACGGCAAAGGCATCGCAGGCGAGGGCCACGCCCAGCACGACCAGCTCTATGACGCTCAAGGCGCTCCCCCTTCAGTCTTGGCACACGTAGGTTCGCTATCATAGCGCGCATACCCAGCCGATGCCATTTGGTCTAGGCTACGCTACGTATCCCACGGGCGCCCGCTGCCCGTCCGTCACAAGACCCGACGCGGCACTGCCGCTGCACCCAGGAGCATCCATGCCAGCACTCATCACCCATCACCTGTTCGGGGAGCGCGCCGCGCGCACGCTTCCCGACGACGTCCTCTCGACCCAGGAGGACCTTCTCGCCTTCCTTCTCGGGAACCAGGGACCCGACCCCTTCTATGCGCGCTTCTCGGCCACGCCCGAGAAGGTCGAGCAGGCGCACCGGCTCGCCGAGCGCGCACATGGCGAGCGCATGTGCGACGTCTTCGCCAGCCTCGGCGACGGCATAGGCCGCCTGCCCGCCTGCGACACGGACATCGGGCGCGCCTTCGGCCTGGGCATGCTCGCCCACTACGCGCTCGACCGCTCTGCCCATCCCCTGGTCCTCGCCGAGCAGGCCGCCACCATCGCCGCCAACCACGACCTCGACGGTGCGGACGATGCGGTGCACGCCCTCATAGAGAGCGACATCGACGTCTGGATGCTCTGGAGGTGCCGCCACACCACCGTCCTCGAGAACCTCCCCGCCACGTGGCTCTGCCACACCCCGCGCATCGCCCGCGTGGCCGGCGCCCTCACCAGCCAGGTCGCACACACCGTCTGGGGCATGGACCTGGGCGCCGACGAGTACGCCGCCACGCTCGCCAACATGCAGTTCGTCTATCGCGCCATCGAGCCCGCAGGCTCGGTGCGCTCCAGGGCCCTGGGCGGCATCGAGCGCTCCTTCGAGGACCACTCGCTGCTGCAGGCCCTCGCCCACCGCGTGAGCCGATCTGACACCTGCGAGTTCACGAACGACGACCACAGGCGCTGGCAGGACCCCTTCACCGGCGACTGGTCGCGAGGGTCCTTCTCGGATGCCATGGACCAGGCCCTCGACGACTGGAAGGCGCTCGCCCAGGCCTTCCTCGCCCACGACGACCTCTCCGGCCTGGTCGCCCACGTCAACTACCTCGGCATGGCCATCGGCCCTGACGAGCGTTGGGAGCGCCTGGGCTGACCGCCCGGCGCTGACGCCATGGCCTGCGGGCCACAACGTATCTCCGCAGAGGGACACGGACGGGCGCACGAGGCCGTCGACCATCTATACTTGCTGCAAGACCAGCGCTTCGGCGCATGACGGGCGAAAGGTGTCCCGATATGGAATTCTTCGCAACGTGCCCCAAGGGGTTCGAGCAGCTCCTCGCTGCCGAGCTCACCCATCTTGGCATGGACCAGGTCCGCGCCCTCGCAGGCCAGGTCTCGTTCGCAGGCGACGTGGCCGACGCCGAGCGCGCCGTCCTCTGGAGCCGCCTCGCCAGCCGCGTGGTGGCGGTGTTGGCCCGACGCGTCCCCGCACACGACAGCGACGCGCTCTATGAGGGGCTCTCGGCCATCCCCTGGGAGGACCACCTCAGGCCCACCTCCACCCTCGAGATCGACGCCCACGGCACCAACCAGGAGCTCAGGAACACGCGCTTCGTGGCACTCCGCACCAAGGACGCGGTCTCGGACCGGCTCCTCGCCCGCACCGGCGCCCGTCCCGAGACGGACACCCGCAACCCCGACCTCCGCGTGGTCGTGCGCCTGCGCAACGACGCCGCCACCGTGGGCATCGACCTCTCTGGCGACGCGCTCTTCAAGCGTGGCGTCACGAGGCCCACGCGCAGCCTCGCCTGCGCACCCCTACGCGCCGACTACGCCGCGGCACTCCTGGCCGCCGGCGACTGGTTCCGTGACGCCCGCCATGGCTCCCAGGCGCTCATGGCCCTCTACGCAGGCACCGGCACCATCGCCTGCGAGGCCGCCGAGCAGGTCTGCGACCGCGCCCCGGGGCTCCTCCGCACGCGGTGGGGCCACGAGGGCTGGCTCGGCGCCGACCGCAACGCCTGGCAGGCCCTCCTCGACGAGGCGGACAACCGTGCCGAGAATGGCGCCGGGCGCCTCGAGGGCCTCTCGATCCTCGTGGCCGACCCACGCCCCGGCACGGCCGATGCCTGCAGGCAGGCCCTGAGGTCGGCAGGCCTCGCCGTCACGCCCACCATCGTCGAGACGACGCCGGCCGCCTGCAGGGAGGCCCTCGCGCAGGCGGGGACGGCCCTCGTGACGGCCGACCTCTCGTGGTTCAAGCCGGACGACTACGCACAGGAGGCGAGCGTGACCTCGCTCGTCTCGTCCGCCTCGCAGGCCGCATCGCAGGGCTCGCGACTCTGCTCGCTGGGCCGTGCGGGCCTCGCCGCGTCCGCCCTGGGCATCGAGCCCGCCGGCTCGTATGCGGTCATCACGGGCAGCGACGCCGCCGCCATCGACCGCTTCGAGGGACTGCCCACGGCCGCCACCCCCACCATCACGCTGAAGGACGGCACGACCGTGCCGGTGCTCGTGGGTGCCTCCGACCAGTTCGCCGCACGGCTCGCCAAGGTGGCACGCCTCCGCGCCAAGTGGGCACGCCGCGAGGACGTGAGCTGCTACCGCGTCTATGACGCCGACCTGCCCGACTATGCGGTCGCCATCGACCTCTACCAGGGCACGGAGGCCACCCCCGGACGTTGGCTCGTCATCGCCGAGTACGCCGCCCCCAAGGAGATCGACCCCGAGCTCGCCCACCGCCGCCTGCTCGACGTCCTCGCCATCGCGCCGCGCGTCCTCGGCGTCGCCCCCGCAGACGTCTCGCTCAAGGTGCGCGAGCGGGCGCGCGGCGGCTCGCAGTATGCCGACGGCGGGCAGCACGACGCCCGCCCCACGCACGTCGGGCGCGACCACCACCGCGGTTCGCTGCGCCTGGCGCCCGGCTCCCACCTGGTCGACGAGGGCGGCCTCACCTTCGAGGTCGACCTCAGGGGCCGCCTCGACACCGGCCTGTTCCTCGACCACCGCCTGGTGCGCTCCGAGGTCCGCGAGATGGCCAAGCAGACCAAGGGCTCGAAGCGCTTCCTCAACCTCTTCGCCTACACCGGCACCGCCACGGTCTACGCCGCCGACGGCAGCGCCACGCACACCACGACGGTCGACATGTCGGCACCCTACCTGGAGTGGGCACGCCGCAACATGGCGCGCAACGGCTTCACGGGCGAGGACCATGAGTTCGTCCAGGCCGACGTCATCGCCTGGGTCTCCGAGCAGCGCCACACCGCCAACCGCTGGGACCTCATCTTCTGCGACCCGCCGACCTTCTCGAACTCCAGCCGCATGCGCGATGCCTCCTTCGACATCCAGCGCGACCACGCCGAGCTGCTCATCGGCGTGTCCCGCCTGCTCACGCGCAACGGCACCTGCCTCTTCTCGTGCAACCTCAGGGGCTTCGAGCCCGATGTGGAGAAGCTCGGGCGGGCAGGCGTCGGCATAGAGGACGTCACCGCGGGCACCATCCCCGAGGACTTCTCGAGGAACGCCCGCATCCACCATTGCTACCTGGTGCGGCGCATTCCCCCGCGGGTTGTGGCACCATAGGACGATGATGTATTGGGAGGTCGGCACGACCGACCGAGGGGCCCGAGGCCGCAAGCCGGTCTCGGGCAGACACGTTGGGAGCGCTGGTGTCTCTCTTGAGGAGAAAGTCCGCGACGGAAGCGGGTACGGCAGTGGCTGGAGCCACCAAGGGGGCTGACCGCCGCAACGGGGCCATCCCCTTCTCTGTGGGTATGGTCCTCGTGACCTTGGGCGTCGTCTACGGCGACATCGGCACGAGCCCGATGTACGTCATGAAGGCCATCGTCAACGGCAACGGTGGCCTCTCCAGCGTCTCGGAGGACGTCATCCTGGGTGCGCTCTCGCTCATCATCTGGACGCTCACCCTCATCACCACCGTGAAGTACGTGGTCATAGCCATGAAGGCCGACAACCACAACGAGGGTGGCATCTTCGCCCTCTACAGCCTCGTGCGCAAGTGCGGCAAGTGGCTCATCATCCCGGCCATGGTGGGTGGCGCGGCGCTGCTCGCCGACGGCATCCTCACCCCCGCCGTCACCGTGACCACGGCGATCGAGGGCCTGCGCACCACCGACTTCGGGGCCGCCTTCCTGGGCGAGACCCCCACCAAGGTCATCATCATCACCATCGCCATCCTGGCCGTGCTCTTCCTCGTGCAGCGAGCTGGCACGTCGAGCATCGGTCGCGCCTTCGGCCCCATCATGATGCTGTGGTTCCTCTTCCT
This genomic stretch from Atopobiaceae bacterium harbors:
- a CDS encoding manganese efflux pump MntP family protein; the protein is MSVIELVVLGVALACDAFAVTISNTFVYCHETRARLALMPILFGLFQGLMPLLGYVLGGLAAQLIEEYAGIVTLVILGIIGGNMIREGVGALRHPDRAEQADSCVTSRLTIPALLFQAVATAIDAFAVGVSLRAQTVDIVLAAAIIALTTAACCVVALVVGRKLGHLLGDRAEVAGGVVLVAIGLKAFLS
- a CDS encoding zinc dependent phospholipase C family protein; amino-acid sequence: MPALITHHLFGERAARTLPDDVLSTQEDLLAFLLGNQGPDPFYARFSATPEKVEQAHRLAERAHGERMCDVFASLGDGIGRLPACDTDIGRAFGLGMLAHYALDRSAHPLVLAEQAATIAANHDLDGADDAVHALIESDIDVWMLWRCRHTTVLENLPATWLCHTPRIARVAGALTSQVAHTVWGMDLGADEYAATLANMQFVYRAIEPAGSVRSRALGGIERSFEDHSLLQALAHRVSRSDTCEFTNDDHRRWQDPFTGDWSRGSFSDAMDQALDDWKALAQAFLAHDDLSGLVAHVNYLGMAIGPDERWERLG
- the rlmKL gene encoding bifunctional 23S rRNA (guanine(2069)-N(7))-methyltransferase RlmK/23S rRNA (guanine(2445)-N(2))-methyltransferase RlmL; this translates as MEFFATCPKGFEQLLAAELTHLGMDQVRALAGQVSFAGDVADAERAVLWSRLASRVVAVLARRVPAHDSDALYEGLSAIPWEDHLRPTSTLEIDAHGTNQELRNTRFVALRTKDAVSDRLLARTGARPETDTRNPDLRVVVRLRNDAATVGIDLSGDALFKRGVTRPTRSLACAPLRADYAAALLAAGDWFRDARHGSQALMALYAGTGTIACEAAEQVCDRAPGLLRTRWGHEGWLGADRNAWQALLDEADNRAENGAGRLEGLSILVADPRPGTADACRQALRSAGLAVTPTIVETTPAACREALAQAGTALVTADLSWFKPDDYAQEASVTSLVSSASQAASQGSRLCSLGRAGLAASALGIEPAGSYAVITGSDAAAIDRFEGLPTAATPTITLKDGTTVPVLVGASDQFAARLAKVARLRAKWARREDVSCYRVYDADLPDYAVAIDLYQGTEATPGRWLVIAEYAAPKEIDPELAHRRLLDVLAIAPRVLGVAPADVSLKVRERARGGSQYADGGQHDARPTHVGRDHHRGSLRLAPGSHLVDEGGLTFEVDLRGRLDTGLFLDHRLVRSEVREMAKQTKGSKRFLNLFAYTGTATVYAADGSATHTTTVDMSAPYLEWARRNMARNGFTGEDHEFVQADVIAWVSEQRHTANRWDLIFCDPPTFSNSSRMRDASFDIQRDHAELLIGVSRLLTRNGTCLFSCNLRGFEPDVEKLGRAGVGIEDVTAGTIPEDFSRNARIHHCYLVRRIPPRVVAP